Proteins encoded within one genomic window of Methanothrix harundinacea 6Ac:
- a CDS encoding outer membrane protein assembly factor BamB family protein: MKKVVTAALYLSVLISSLLLSEAVDWPQFQGDAINSGLAESAVPEDPRILWSCDLIRVDIPPIVADGSVYVLAGDGTLSSLDGETGDLRWEAQTEGWVFQTSTPALAGGRILAATDSGDLASFDAQTGEEVWTRHLTDRRFEVPITCFDGLIYLGEGSGRGRGEKRYFCLDEDGEEVWNLSRDTTGYMGCGAAVAGDYLVYGSNDGLLLCVDRKTGDLSDILNLSDGSRIGFAASDPGRIRASVSYKDGSVYTTSEFSAKRGYAWKVGFDEEDGTFENLGWSSSVGFSTSTPAVYDGRVYLGVGEHGYPGALTCLDDSTGDLIWSYPVEAGVKSSPVISAAGESPRIVFTAARVNGSIYCIEDGGSEPRLLWRFDPQDDGYILAGAAVSEGRVYFGTEKGILYCLSDPQADPSENSTIKIEPTGGSTS; this comes from the coding sequence ATGAAAAAAGTCGTTACAGCAGCCCTCTATCTATCAGTTCTGATATCATCCCTCCTCCTCTCGGAGGCTGTAGATTGGCCCCAGTTCCAGGGGGATGCGATAAACTCCGGGCTCGCTGAAAGCGCCGTCCCGGAGGATCCGCGGATCCTCTGGTCTTGCGACCTCATCCGGGTTGACATCCCTCCCATCGTAGCAGACGGCTCTGTATACGTCCTCGCCGGAGACGGAACCCTCTCGTCCCTCGACGGTGAGACCGGCGACCTCCGGTGGGAGGCTCAGACGGAAGGCTGGGTATTTCAGACCTCCACCCCTGCCCTCGCCGGAGGCAGGATCCTCGCGGCGACGGACTCCGGCGACCTCGCCTCCTTCGACGCTCAGACAGGCGAAGAGGTCTGGACCCGTCACCTCACCGACAGGAGGTTTGAGGTCCCCATAACTTGCTTCGATGGGCTGATCTACCTCGGCGAGGGGAGCGGCCGCGGCCGGGGCGAGAAGCGCTACTTCTGCCTCGACGAGGACGGAGAAGAGGTCTGGAACCTCTCGCGAGATACCACCGGCTACATGGGGTGCGGCGCCGCCGTCGCCGGGGATTATCTCGTATATGGCTCAAATGACGGCCTCCTTCTCTGCGTCGATAGGAAGACCGGCGACCTTTCTGACATCCTGAACCTCTCCGACGGATCGAGGATCGGGTTTGCGGCGTCAGATCCCGGCCGCATCCGGGCTTCGGTCTCTTACAAAGACGGCTCTGTCTATACGACATCTGAGTTCTCGGCCAAGAGGGGCTACGCCTGGAAGGTCGGCTTCGACGAGGAGGATGGGACCTTCGAGAACCTCGGCTGGAGCTCCTCCGTCGGTTTCAGCACCTCAACTCCGGCCGTCTACGACGGCAGGGTTTACCTCGGCGTCGGCGAGCACGGGTATCCCGGGGCTCTGACCTGCCTCGACGACTCCACCGGCGATCTGATCTGGTCTTACCCCGTCGAGGCGGGGGTGAAGTCCTCGCCGGTGATCTCTGCGGCCGGAGAATCTCCCCGGATCGTCTTCACCGCCGCCAGGGTCAACGGCTCAATCTACTGCATCGAGGACGGCGGCTCCGAGCCTCGGCTCCTCTGGAGGTTCGACCCGCAGGATGACGGATACATCCTCGCCGGAGCCGCGGTCTCGGAGGGGCGGGTCTACTTCGGGACCGAGAAGGGAATCCTCTACTGCCTCTCCGATCCCCAGGCCGACCCTTCGGAAAATTCGACCATAAAGATAGAACCCACAGGAGGATCTACCTCATGA
- a CDS encoding prenyltransferase/squalene oxidase repeat-containing protein — protein sequence MRIFGLGLILILFLAGAGASQDFPLGGEDPAIRKAVSYLLSCQNEDGGFGNEPDAARSSLMPTANAAMALALTGDLGRAKEGGKTPLDYLVANLPEANASGGSIGRYVMGVEACGGDPRNVAGIDYVERLKDKAKPPYGRENLFSESYILLGLAAAGEAGSAEAQAFASYIKSKQHSSGGWGWGGGAPDLDTTGIGASALLAAGEDPAGQRIQDALGYIRREQNDDGGFPSSGMSPDSNAISDYWAMMASNAAGVNPAEWGKERETPVSHLLSCQQKSGVFWWKPDSQGGAGFLAEATSYSIIALMGESLPIAAAAGEVGEGATATVTVLGDGYPLFSRDLAIGGEGFTKDGFEVSNPTVLGALEATGLIYSLADLDGSGRPAVSDLEGYGAPIYFVDGAREDDPIGEHDVTGDECVVISAPITVLPLRITAPEDVLEGTAFTIEVASEDLDDRGLIVSAPVEGATVTVKSDTSSADYTTDKDGKTPEITFKEPGEYRVEAKKDGYIDTIYLNCGYQIINCRSSEPVTVTIHVLGNGAPLFSGEVEVTAVGFEKDGYEIENPTAMGALDLTSVPYSLSEWAWGLFVSDVAGFGAPSFYVNGGQAPVGLDQYLLSDGDWITIAAPYDVYPLEMAAPTEVVVGERFKIKVETEEYDASWNLVTVHQQGATVTIGSETYTTGADGYTPEIMFTTAGEYRVRADKPGYVGTYYLTPGGYQIITCLEAEGETVTIHVLGNGNPIFSGEVFASSVGFEKNGYDIDNPTALGALEVTGVPYTIGDPWGMGSPAVTDLDGRGMPVYYVDGVSPSVGLDQYFLTDGDWICVSAPYTVNSLRMTNSMDVSLHPPDEVVVGDPFKIKVVSEEYDASWNLVTVPQKGATVTVGSKTYTTGADGNTSNITLTWKGEYKVKASKPDYIGTYYLTPGGYHIITATGEIESDLIVTKKAENNSANPGEILNYTITICNDCPYALTDVQIADDLPEESSFEYADPWPNSADGDHLEWNLPDEIPPGGCEVINLRVKVNDKPPSAILENCVEVAALDENDDQIGAFGCSRVFVGIADPLIVTKTADKESVERGKKVKYKIEVYNIYAVESLKEVTVKDAFSRDVEFITADPAPIDGYEEGDRFSDIVWTFDEIKPGDFEDITLEVLVPEIQDFKFEMEQSVRGEGFVNAANDYSTTSPNHNLNNVAVVTAINTTDVALQASASANVEVTDPGTELSTREHGSGSYESEDLVVVKTEDKSIEMEKAVSATYAPTGIGLYNNRSLTYSSRWTETACGNNRITGTTMGETYRYATAIDRDSRFKLDETGTSMKSESEFEGMGSFRIFQKPTAEGGPADFESEETYSGSFKVYQVVNGSSIKYEKSASGTGSVSADKRIGDQQRSYESGSGAYDSDEILEAATDYMAKDINLAHQPTSLDLGGSLFFNSSAKWKEGIWSKNESENRTTFIGEEFSSLDRLDKETVARGLGDVATEAEFSGMGRFRAISIDTRVNELEKDSENETGNGTALGRRKVEMDIDDLYSGDYSIARRVVFAGDFEYDEPHLSAEKSGEIFYSDDAIFARYNITLKNDGNRALGPLAIRDLFPPGARFVNASERTTGLSNESAEWTFLNLGLGGVLRITLWLDVSNCRGDEIVNRLEASAGYNGNVLTAAAFDAIETDWLSWDGDASVTATKLGEVDENDPRVVTYTVTIQNLGEDSKVAAVTDILPDSMRFLDSSPKPSSVDGNAVTWTLIDLGPYEAETIVYGAEALRGGRFFNQALVEARSVDGSRTPRVYASSVIEIAEFEGELPQPIWTPPDWGFQYMDYSNNLTCEEICQLNLAAGGGEI from the coding sequence GCCCTCGCCCTCACTGGCGACCTGGGCCGCGCCAAGGAGGGCGGCAAGACACCCCTCGACTACCTCGTCGCAAACCTGCCCGAGGCGAACGCATCCGGCGGGAGCATCGGCAGGTACGTCATGGGGGTCGAAGCCTGCGGAGGCGACCCCCGGAACGTAGCGGGAATAGACTACGTCGAGAGGCTTAAAGATAAGGCGAAGCCGCCTTACGGCCGGGAGAACCTCTTCTCCGAGTCTTACATCCTCCTCGGGCTGGCCGCGGCGGGCGAGGCCGGGTCAGCGGAGGCCCAGGCCTTCGCCTCCTACATCAAGAGCAAACAGCACTCCTCAGGAGGCTGGGGGTGGGGCGGCGGGGCTCCCGACCTCGACACCACCGGGATCGGAGCTTCCGCCCTCCTGGCGGCGGGCGAGGACCCCGCAGGTCAGAGGATCCAGGACGCCCTCGGGTACATCAGACGCGAGCAGAACGATGACGGCGGCTTTCCCTCTTCGGGGATGAGCCCCGACTCCAACGCCATCAGCGACTATTGGGCGATGATGGCCTCGAACGCTGCCGGAGTCAACCCCGCCGAATGGGGGAAGGAAAGAGAGACTCCCGTCTCCCACCTCCTGAGCTGCCAGCAGAAGAGCGGGGTCTTCTGGTGGAAGCCCGATTCCCAGGGTGGGGCCGGGTTCCTCGCCGAGGCGACCTCCTACTCCATCATCGCCCTGATGGGCGAAAGCCTCCCCATAGCCGCCGCGGCCGGCGAGGTGGGGGAGGGCGCCACCGCCACCGTCACCGTCCTCGGGGACGGCTATCCCCTCTTCAGCCGGGACCTCGCCATCGGGGGCGAGGGCTTCACCAAGGACGGCTTTGAGGTCTCTAACCCCACCGTCCTGGGGGCGCTCGAGGCGACGGGGCTGATCTATTCCCTCGCCGACCTCGACGGATCGGGAAGGCCGGCCGTCTCGGACCTGGAGGGTTATGGGGCCCCGATCTACTTCGTCGACGGGGCGAGGGAAGACGACCCCATCGGCGAGCATGACGTGACCGGGGACGAGTGCGTCGTCATAAGCGCTCCGATCACCGTTCTTCCCCTCCGAATCACCGCGCCGGAAGATGTCTTGGAAGGGACGGCGTTCACCATAGAGGTCGCCTCTGAGGATCTGGATGATAGAGGACTCATCGTATCAGCTCCGGTGGAAGGAGCGACTGTCACAGTAAAGTCCGACACCTCCTCCGCCGATTACACCACCGATAAGGATGGGAAGACCCCGGAGATCACCTTCAAAGAGCCCGGAGAGTACAGGGTCGAGGCCAAGAAGGACGGATACATCGATACCATCTACCTCAACTGCGGGTACCAGATCATAAACTGCCGAAGCAGCGAGCCTGTGACCGTCACCATCCACGTCCTCGGAAATGGCGCTCCCCTCTTCAGCGGCGAGGTGGAAGTCACCGCCGTCGGGTTTGAGAAGGACGGATACGAGATCGAGAACCCGACGGCGATGGGCGCCCTGGATCTGACGAGCGTACCTTATTCCTTATCAGAATGGGCCTGGGGGCTCTTCGTCTCCGACGTCGCTGGGTTTGGGGCCCCCTCCTTTTACGTGAATGGAGGGCAGGCCCCCGTCGGGCTCGACCAGTATCTCCTCAGCGATGGGGACTGGATCACCATCGCAGCTCCCTACGACGTATATCCCCTTGAGATGGCGGCTCCCACCGAAGTCGTCGTCGGAGAACGCTTCAAGATTAAGGTGGAGACCGAAGAGTACGATGCCTCTTGGAACCTGGTCACAGTCCACCAGCAAGGCGCCACCGTCACCATCGGGTCCGAGACCTACACCACCGGTGCCGACGGATACACGCCAGAGATAATGTTCACCACGGCCGGCGAGTACAGGGTCCGGGCCGATAAGCCTGGATACGTTGGAACTTACTACCTGACCCCCGGCGGCTATCAGATCATAACCTGCCTGGAGGCCGAAGGAGAGACGGTAACGATCCACGTCCTGGGGAACGGAAATCCCATCTTCAGCGGAGAGGTATTCGCGAGCTCCGTCGGCTTTGAGAAGAATGGGTACGATATAGATAACCCGACGGCTCTGGGGGCTCTCGAGGTGACCGGCGTCCCTTACACTATCGGCGATCCCTGGGGGATGGGAAGCCCCGCGGTCACCGATCTTGACGGTAGGGGGATGCCCGTCTATTACGTCGACGGAGTTTCCCCAAGCGTCGGCCTCGACCAGTATTTCCTGACCGATGGGGACTGGATCTGCGTCAGCGCCCCATACACGGTAAACTCGCTCAGGATGACAAATTCGATGGACGTCAGTCTTCATCCTCCTGATGAGGTAGTAGTCGGCGATCCATTCAAGATCAAGGTCGTATCTGAAGAGTACGACGCCTCTTGGAACCTGGTGACGGTACCCCAGAAAGGGGCCACCGTCACCGTCGGATCTAAGACATACACCACCGGGGCCGACGGAAATACTTCGAACATCACGCTAACATGGAAGGGCGAGTACAAAGTCAAGGCGAGTAAGCCGGATTACATCGGAACGTACTACCTGACACCGGGCGGCTATCACATCATCACCGCCACCGGCGAGATCGAGAGCGACCTGATTGTGACAAAGAAGGCCGAAAACAACTCGGCGAACCCTGGCGAGATCCTCAACTACACCATAACGATCTGCAACGACTGTCCCTATGCGTTGACGGACGTTCAAATCGCCGACGACCTTCCGGAGGAGTCTTCCTTCGAGTATGCAGATCCCTGGCCCAATTCGGCGGACGGAGATCATCTGGAATGGAACCTGCCAGATGAAATACCACCGGGCGGATGCGAGGTGATAAATCTAAGGGTGAAGGTCAATGATAAGCCCCCTTCGGCCATTCTTGAAAACTGCGTTGAAGTCGCGGCCCTCGACGAAAACGATGACCAGATTGGTGCTTTCGGCTGCAGCAGGGTCTTTGTGGGCATAGCCGATCCCCTCATAGTGACCAAAACCGCCGACAAAGAATCTGTGGAGCGGGGAAAGAAGGTCAAGTACAAGATAGAGGTCTACAACATTTACGCCGTTGAAAGCCTGAAGGAAGTGACGGTCAAAGACGCCTTCAGCCGGGATGTGGAGTTCATCACCGCAGATCCCGCGCCCATCGATGGATACGAGGAGGGGGATCGTTTCAGTGATATCGTCTGGACCTTCGATGAGATCAAACCAGGTGACTTTGAAGATATCACCCTGGAGGTGCTCGTCCCCGAGATCCAGGATTTCAAGTTCGAGATGGAGCAGAGCGTGAGGGGCGAGGGGTTCGTCAACGCCGCCAACGATTACTCGACGACCTCTCCGAACCACAACCTCAATAACGTCGCCGTCGTCACCGCGATCAACACCACGGACGTCGCCCTCCAGGCTTCCGCCAGCGCGAATGTCGAGGTTACCGACCCGGGAACCGAGCTCTCGACCCGGGAGCACGGGAGCGGGAGCTACGAGAGCGAGGATCTGGTGGTGGTGAAGACCGAGGATAAGTCCATCGAGATGGAGAAGGCCGTCTCGGCGACTTATGCCCCGACCGGCATCGGCCTCTACAACAACCGCTCCCTCACCTACTCCTCGAGATGGACCGAGACGGCTTGCGGAAATAACCGGATCACTGGCACTACCATGGGCGAGACCTATCGGTACGCCACGGCCATCGACCGGGACTCCCGCTTCAAGCTCGACGAGACGGGCACATCGATGAAGTCCGAGTCGGAGTTCGAAGGGATGGGAAGCTTCAGGATATTCCAGAAGCCGACCGCCGAGGGCGGCCCCGCCGACTTCGAGTCCGAGGAGACCTACTCGGGGAGCTTCAAGGTATACCAGGTGGTCAACGGCTCCAGCATCAAGTACGAGAAGTCGGCCTCAGGAACGGGGTCGGTCTCGGCGGATAAAAGGATCGGTGACCAGCAGAGGTCCTACGAGTCCGGCTCCGGCGCCTACGACTCCGACGAGATCCTCGAGGCGGCGACCGACTACATGGCAAAGGATATCAACCTCGCCCATCAGCCGACGAGCCTGGACCTCGGAGGGAGTCTATTCTTCAACAGCTCTGCCAAATGGAAGGAGGGAATCTGGTCGAAGAACGAGAGCGAGAACAGAACCACCTTCATCGGAGAGGAGTTCTCAAGCCTCGACCGCCTCGATAAGGAGACGGTGGCGAGGGGGCTGGGGGACGTGGCCACGGAGGCTGAGTTCTCCGGGATGGGCCGGTTCAGGGCCATCTCCATCGACACCAGGGTCAACGAGTTGGAGAAGGACTCAGAGAACGAGACGGGCAACGGCACTGCGTTGGGGAGGCGAAAGGTCGAGATGGATATCGACGACCTCTACTCCGGCGACTACTCCATCGCGAGGAGGGTGGTCTTCGCCGGGGACTTCGAGTATGATGAACCCCACCTCTCGGCCGAGAAGTCTGGGGAGATCTTCTATTCGGATGACGCCATCTTTGCCCGGTACAACATAACCCTCAAAAACGACGGCAATCGGGCCCTCGGACCCCTGGCGATTAGAGACCTCTTCCCGCCGGGGGCCAGGTTCGTCAACGCCTCGGAGCGGACGACTGGCCTCTCCAACGAGAGCGCCGAGTGGACCTTCCTGAACTTGGGGCTCGGCGGCGTCCTCCGCATCACCCTCTGGCTTGATGTCTCCAACTGCCGGGGCGATGAGATCGTCAATAGGCTCGAGGCCTCGGCGGGGTACAACGGCAACGTCCTCACGGCCGCCGCCTTCGACGCCATCGAGACCGACTGGCTGAGCTGGGACGGCGATGCATCGGTGACAGCGACGAAGCTTGGCGAGGTGGACGAGAACGATCCGAGGGTCGTCACCTACACCGTCACCATCCAGAACCTCGGCGAGGATTCCAAGGTGGCCGCGGTCACCGACATCCTCCCGGATTCGATGAGGTTCCTCGACTCATCGCCAAAGCCCTCCTCCGTCGACGGCAACGCCGTCACCTGGACCCTGATAGACCTCGGCCCGTATGAGGCAGAGACGATCGTCTACGGCGCCGAGGCCCTCCGGGGCGGGAGGTTCTTCAACCAGGCCCTGGTGGAGGCGCGGTCCGTCGACGGCTCCAGGACGCCGCGGGTATACGCCAGCTCCGTCATAGAGATCGCCGAGTTTGAGGGCGAGCTTCCCCAACCAATCTGGACTCCGCCCGACTGGGGCTTCCAGTATATGGACTACTCAAACAACCTCACCTGCGAGGAGATATGCCAGCTGAATTTGGCCGCGGGAGGGGGAGAGATCTAG